The DNA region GAAGAATGGAATGTTTTACTTTCTATTTGCACTTTTATCTTTTGTTTTAATTTTTATATCTTTTGGTGTTTCTTTTGGTTTATCACCAGACGCTTACGAATCGGCAAAATGGTATCCTTGGGGCATCCCTCCCGTTATCTCTGTGTTTGGTGCCGTTTTTCTTTCAATCATTGTTGCCGGTGCCAATCCATCAGCAAGGATCAACCAACTTTGTGCCTTCGCTCTGATCCTCACTGGTTTTTATGTCATTCAGTCTGTTCCTTTAAAGTTAAACATTTCGTATGTAGTTCAACTTCGCATTTCTCAAATGACATTTGTGGCTTTCGCTTTTGCACCAAGTATCATGGTACGTTTGGTATTTGAAGCCATTGGTCAAAAATCTCCTTCATGGATTCAAGGAATTGACTTTCTTTGTGTGAGTGCTGCCGTGCTTGCCCCTTCTCCTTATTTATTTGTAGGTTATTTTGATTACCCTTGGTCGAGAGTCCATCACGGAGGCCCTGCTGAATTACTTGTGGGTATGAATGGTGCCATTGCCCTTGTTTTGGTACTCATTACTTTTTTAAGAAACAAAGGTTATATTAACTTTGCTTCGAAATGGATCATTGGATCTTTTTTACTGTCCGCAATTTTGTTATTAGCGGCACTTTTACCAAGTCATGGAATTCCTATTTATCCCATTGCTGACTTTCAATTCATTCCTGCGTTTTTACTTGGTTATGCGGTGCTCCGGCATGGTGCTTTGTCTTTGGAAGGAAGAACCATCCAACTCAGCCAAAGGTTAGCCAACTTAGGCCTGATTACCATGGGCATTGCTGCCATTTTGTATTTTCCTCTCATTCGTGAACAATACGGAGTGGGAGAATCTGCATTTCATTTAACCATGATTGTGCTTCCTCTTGTTTTGTTTAACTATCTTGTTGTTTATATCATGTCTCGTCCTTTAGCAGAGGAATTGGATATCAGTTATTTCCTATTGGATTTGGAAAAACAAAAGGCAGATGAAGAAAGAGAAAAAGCTCTCATTGCTCAGGACAAAGCAGAAGAAGCAATGGAAGAATCTGAAAAATTACTTCTCAACATTTTACCTTATAAAGTAGCTCAGGAACTCAAACAAAAAGGAAGTGTGACACCGTCTCGGATCGAAAATGTCACAGTCCTTTTTACGGACTTCAAAGGGTTTACCAAAGTGGCAGAAGGAATGGACGAACAAAGTCTAATTGAAGAGTTAGATGCATGTTTCACTCAATTCGATGAAATCATTCTTAGAAATAATTTAGAAAAATTAAAAACCATTGGGGACAGTTATATGTGTGCCGGTGGACTTCCTGTAGAAAATAGAACTAGTGCCATTGACGCTTGTTTGGCGGCATTGGAAGTCCAAAGTTTTATGAACCAATTGAAAGAAATCAAAACCGCACTCAACCTACCATTTTGGGAACTCCGACTGGGAATTCACACAGGTCCTGTAGTTGCGGGTGTTGTGGGTCGATTTAAGTTTGCTTATGACATTTGGGGTGATACAGTCAATACGGCATCACGAATGGAGTCCGGTGGAGAAACAGGAAAAATCAATGTTTCCAAAGAAACCTACGAGTTAGTGAAGTATTTTTTTGTTACAGAATATAGAGGGAAAATTCACGGTAAAAATAAAGGTGAGTTGGATATGTATTTTGTCCACCGCCTAAGACCCCGTTATTCGCAAGATCCGGATGGAAAGGCACCTAACCAATATTTCCGGGAAGTGTATTCCCGGATTAGTCATGGTGCCAATATTCGTTGGAAGAGTGAAGTTTAGTTTACGTTTGTTCTTCCTCAGCAAGCCAAGTGCGTAGTAGCTGTGCCACATCTTCTGGTTTTTCTTTTGCTAGGTTGATTGCATTTTCGAGTAACTCTCGTCTGAGTTTTTCGTCGAGGGAGAGTTCGACTTCTGCTCCCCCTTCGTCCATCACTCGAAGAGCGGCTTCCCGCATCATTTGTTGTTGAGCAGCCAGCTCTTCTTCTCTGAGTCTTCTTCTTCTTGCGATTTCTTTTTTGATCGCACGGTAAACTAAGATCGCAAGGATAAGTAGAATTAAAATAACAAGGGAAGCAATCACCATATTACGAATGGCACGTTGTCTTTGAAACTCTTCATCTTCTGCACGGAATTGTTCGGTTCTATCTTTTGGAATGGTGATGACACTGATTTGGTCACCACGGGATCTTGTGTAACCAATCGCAGCTTCTAAGTTTTTACGAACGAGTTTTAAATCACCTTCCGCAACAGGAATGTATTTTCTGTCATATCCCATTCCATCTTCGCGTTCTTTTCGTTCCCAAACACCATCCACTACAACAGAAAGTCCAATTTTTTCTATCTTCCAGGGTTGGCGTTTGATATCTTTCACACGTTTGTTGAATTCGTAGTTATTGATATTTTCGTCTTTGGAATATTCTGCTTTTTGATAGTCTGTATCTTTATAACCAGGAGGAAGGTTTGGCTCAGTTCCTGCAGGACCATCGGGAGTAAACCCACGACCCTTAAAAGATTCTTTTGTTTCTTTGGAAGATACTTTTAAAGAATATCCATCAACCAACTTTCTTTCGTTATATGGGGTGTCAGGGTTGTCTTCTTCCGCAACCACAGGTAATACTTCATTTTCAGTTAAGGATTCTTGGTCCCAATTGAAGGAATATTCGAAACGAGTGATGTCCACTCGATCTTCTCCACCCAAATACCAACGAAGGGTATTGCGAATGTCGATGAGACGTTTGACTCGTTCTTCTTCTTCGATTCTAAGTTTTTCTTGGACAATCCTAAGTTCTAATCTTTCTTTTTCTAAATCTTCTTCAAAGTCAGAAATGATTTTACCGTCAGGATCGGCCACACTTACGTTTTCTGGTTTTAACTTAGGAACCGCGCGAGCGACTAAGTTCACAATCCCTTTGATTTCTTTTTTACTCATTCCTTCTACACCAGGTTTGAAGTGTAGAATCACACTGGCTTTCACAGGATAGGAATTGGATTCAAAAAGATCACCTTCAGGGATGGCGATGTTGACATCGGATCTTTCGATCGGTCTTAACGTATTGAGTGATTTTTCAATCGCACCTTTGAGAGCTCTGTACTTTTTAATGTCTTTGTCGAATTGGGTCTCAGTGAATTTTTCAATGTCGAATAGTTCCCAACCAGTGACACCAGCAGGAATCAAATTCTCTTGTGCCAGTTTTGTAACGATCTCTTGTCTTTGTTCGGGATCAACAGTGATGAGACTTGTATCACTCGAACCATAAGAATAACCGAGAGCATCTAGTTTTTTAGTTACTTCAGAAAAGTCTTTGGAATCCAAATCCTTAAAGAGAACCACTCGGTTTCGTTGTGACGAGACGTTGGATAAGATGATGACTGCCACCACCACAACGGCGAGCACACCACCCAAAATCATTTTTTTGGTTTTATCGAGTTTGTTTAATAACTCTTTGAGATTATCGATGATTTTTTGCAGTGGTTCAGGCATAGTACGGGCCTCGTCAGGATTTGAGACATAATGTCCGGGCAATTCCGAAATGTACAAGTACTTTTCGGTTTGGTGCGGAAATTACCGATGAGTTTAGGCAGCGATTTGGAATTGACGATTTATGTGTGTGATTACATTGTAATTACAATGAAGGCTGCTGTCATACAAATCGGAAATTCGAAAGGAATCCGAATTCCCAAAACAGTTTTAGCGGAATGTCAGATAGAAGACGAAGTCGATCTACTGGTAGAGGACAATAAAATCATCATCACGCCGGTTAAAAACAAACCGCGAGTGGGTTGGGAAGACCAATTCAAAGCGATGGCAAAAGGAAAAGAGGATGAGTTATTCATTCCAGATTCAATTGATTTGAATTCACAGGATTGGGAATGGTAATCAATCAATACGAAATCTACTTAATCAATTTAGATCCAACCGTTGGAATTG from Leptospira noumeaensis includes:
- a CDS encoding adenylate/guanylate cyclase domain-containing protein, producing MESYPLIYFVKPEGTISDWEYFWHQIPYGAPGILTFFVGVFLSYFAFQKFRKAEVDTKFFHLNLTISFISFGSVGLVLTTRAWIQDVNTLVFWNDLLYFLVAPLAPTAFYLAYHMTGKQSKLLLYYSYLCWVASLVLYFGVLIGKGFETTVFEFTFGKYPRGSSFVRPWGILAPLGYFLLILPSFIKHYQYIRKHYHLTLFHGVNLLFLLTTMNAPSILGFKVYPGGFFLFIPMLLVAYGVFRSDFFDVNELLFQKNGMFYFLFALLSFVLIFISFGVSFGLSPDAYESAKWYPWGIPPVISVFGAVFLSIIVAGANPSARINQLCAFALILTGFYVIQSVPLKLNISYVVQLRISQMTFVAFAFAPSIMVRLVFEAIGQKSPSWIQGIDFLCVSAAVLAPSPYLFVGYFDYPWSRVHHGGPAELLVGMNGAIALVLVLITFLRNKGYINFASKWIIGSFLLSAILLLAALLPSHGIPIYPIADFQFIPAFLLGYAVLRHGALSLEGRTIQLSQRLANLGLITMGIAAILYFPLIREQYGVGESAFHLTMIVLPLVLFNYLVVYIMSRPLAEELDISYFLLDLEKQKADEEREKALIAQDKAEEAMEESEKLLLNILPYKVAQELKQKGSVTPSRIENVTVLFTDFKGFTKVAEGMDEQSLIEELDACFTQFDEIILRNNLEKLKTIGDSYMCAGGLPVENRTSAIDACLAALEVQSFMNQLKEIKTALNLPFWELRLGIHTGPVVAGVVGRFKFAYDIWGDTVNTASRMESGGETGKINVSKETYELVKYFFVTEYRGKIHGKNKGELDMYFVHRLRPRYSQDPDGKAPNQYFREVYSRISHGANIRWKSEV
- the fliF gene encoding flagellar basal-body MS-ring/collar protein FliF, translating into MPEPLQKIIDNLKELLNKLDKTKKMILGGVLAVVVVAVIILSNVSSQRNRVVLFKDLDSKDFSEVTKKLDALGYSYGSSDTSLITVDPEQRQEIVTKLAQENLIPAGVTGWELFDIEKFTETQFDKDIKKYRALKGAIEKSLNTLRPIERSDVNIAIPEGDLFESNSYPVKASVILHFKPGVEGMSKKEIKGIVNLVARAVPKLKPENVSVADPDGKIISDFEEDLEKERLELRIVQEKLRIEEEERVKRLIDIRNTLRWYLGGEDRVDITRFEYSFNWDQESLTENEVLPVVAEEDNPDTPYNERKLVDGYSLKVSSKETKESFKGRGFTPDGPAGTEPNLPPGYKDTDYQKAEYSKDENINNYEFNKRVKDIKRQPWKIEKIGLSVVVDGVWERKEREDGMGYDRKYIPVAEGDLKLVRKNLEAAIGYTRSRGDQISVITIPKDRTEQFRAEDEEFQRQRAIRNMVIASLVILILLILAILVYRAIKKEIARRRRLREEELAAQQQMMREAALRVMDEGGAEVELSLDEKLRRELLENAINLAKEKPEDVAQLLRTWLAEEEQT
- a CDS encoding AbrB/MazE/SpoVT family DNA-binding domain-containing protein — encoded protein: MKAAVIQIGNSKGIRIPKTVLAECQIEDEVDLLVEDNKIIITPVKNKPRVGWEDQFKAMAKGKEDELFIPDSIDLNSQDWEW